From the genome of Colwellia psychrerythraea 34H, one region includes:
- a CDS encoding tryptophan halogenase family protein yields the protein MNNLSEVKNVVIAGGGTAGWMAATALAKLIGNNLNITLVESDEISTVGVGEATIPPLLTFHKMLKINEAEFMSSVNATFKLGINFENWKDNDSEYFHSFGTTGRDCWATTFLQFYNRSKKEGYQAKYEEYCLELQAGLNEKFAHLPNSGLKYAYHMDATLYAKFLRKLSEKNGVKRIEGKIEQVNIDEKSGFIKSLTLLSGVTIEGDLFIDCTGFRGVLIEQALHTGYDDWSHWLPCDRAVAVQTESTEEPKPYTRSIAHESGWQWKIPLQNRTGNGLVYCSKYLNDENAEKLLLENVEGKTLKKPLFIKFTPGQRRKHWNKNCVALGLSSGFIEPLESTSIHLIQRGIIRLMQMFPKMGITDSVINEYNYQSEEEIRYIRDFIILHYHVTNRNDSTFWRYCSKMDVPSSLSHRIELFKEHGYVFKAPWDLFAENSWVQVMLGQGLSPQNHHPIADMMSTNEQDMFLNGIKNSIEQTVKSLPTHKQYLDQYCNSKA from the coding sequence ATGAATAATCTATCAGAAGTAAAAAATGTTGTTATTGCTGGCGGAGGAACCGCTGGCTGGATGGCTGCAACAGCATTAGCAAAACTTATTGGTAATAACTTAAATATTACCTTAGTTGAGTCCGATGAAATATCAACGGTTGGTGTTGGCGAAGCAACAATTCCCCCTCTGTTAACATTTCATAAAATGTTAAAGATTAATGAAGCTGAATTTATGAGTAGTGTAAACGCAACATTTAAACTAGGCATCAATTTTGAAAATTGGAAAGATAACGATAGCGAATATTTTCACTCTTTTGGCACTACTGGTAGGGATTGTTGGGCAACAACATTTTTACAATTTTACAATCGAAGTAAAAAAGAAGGCTATCAGGCAAAGTATGAAGAATATTGCTTAGAACTCCAAGCTGGACTAAATGAAAAATTCGCTCACCTGCCAAATAGTGGCTTGAAATACGCTTACCATATGGATGCAACATTATACGCAAAATTTTTACGTAAACTATCTGAAAAAAATGGCGTAAAAAGAATAGAAGGTAAAATAGAGCAAGTAAATATCGATGAGAAATCAGGTTTTATAAAATCTCTTACCTTGCTTTCAGGCGTAACTATAGAAGGTGATTTATTCATTGACTGTACGGGCTTTAGAGGTGTACTGATTGAGCAAGCTTTACATACAGGCTACGATGATTGGTCACACTGGCTGCCATGTGATCGCGCTGTTGCAGTGCAAACAGAAAGTACTGAAGAGCCTAAACCTTATACGCGTTCTATTGCCCATGAATCTGGATGGCAATGGAAGATTCCATTACAAAATAGAACAGGAAACGGCCTCGTCTATTGTAGTAAATATTTGAATGATGAAAACGCTGAGAAACTGTTGCTTGAAAATGTTGAAGGTAAAACATTAAAGAAACCTTTATTTATTAAATTTACCCCCGGCCAGCGCCGAAAACATTGGAATAAAAACTGTGTAGCCTTAGGTTTATCAAGCGGTTTCATTGAGCCTTTAGAGTCTACCAGTATACATTTAATTCAACGAGGTATTATTAGACTGATGCAAATGTTCCCTAAAATGGGGATAACTGACTCAGTAATAAATGAATATAATTATCAATCTGAAGAAGAAATTCGATACATTAGAGATTTTATCATTTTGCATTACCATGTTACCAATAGAAACGATTCAACTTTTTGGCGTTATTGTAGCAAAATGGATGTTCCAAGTTCATTGAGTCATCGTATTGAATTATTTAAAGAACATGGTTATGTCTTTAAAGCACCATGGGATTTATTTGCTGAGAATTCTTGGGTTCAAGTCATGTTAGGGCAAGGTTTGTCCCCACAAAATCACCATCCAATAGCTGATATGATGTCAACGAATGAACAAGACATGTTTTTAAATGGTATTAAAAATTCGATAGAGCAAACGGTCAAATCACTACCTACGCATAAACAATACTTAGATCAATATTGTAATTCTAAAGCCTAA
- a CDS encoding cupin-like domain-containing protein, with protein MLGTLKKIASVEGISACDVPSFIIESKQPLILKGFIKDWPMVKKGQESETALQRYLLKYASGQDLVVGCGTPDIDGRIFYNKALTALNCKAYKMSLADLFGQINKSQGDTPPSLYYMGTTPVDAYFPNLRKENNIHIAGKSPAMNMWMGNESTIPAHYDVPNNIACNIYGKRRFTLFPPEQIENLYIGPLDFTPAGQSISLVDFKKSDFIKYPKFKQALAHAQVGELEAGDALFLPSMWWHHVEGLAHFNLLTTFWWSSTDHLTDESGNALLYAVMALRNLPKDKKDIWFNLFKHYIFEATPLDHIPEHAKGMLNPQSEKALRKFKDYLIKRLRY; from the coding sequence ATGTTAGGAACTCTTAAAAAAATTGCCAGTGTAGAGGGTATATCTGCTTGTGATGTTCCTTCTTTTATAATCGAATCAAAACAGCCACTTATTTTAAAGGGCTTTATTAAAGATTGGCCCATGGTTAAAAAAGGGCAAGAATCTGAAACCGCATTACAACGTTATCTTTTGAAATATGCTAGTGGCCAAGATTTAGTCGTTGGTTGCGGAACACCTGATATTGACGGGCGCATATTCTATAACAAAGCACTCACAGCGCTTAACTGCAAAGCCTATAAAATGTCATTAGCAGACTTGTTTGGACAAATAAATAAGTCCCAAGGTGATACACCTCCTTCTCTTTATTATATGGGTACAACACCTGTAGATGCATACTTCCCCAACTTAAGAAAAGAAAACAATATTCATATAGCAGGTAAATCACCCGCTATGAATATGTGGATGGGCAATGAAAGTACAATACCTGCCCATTACGATGTACCTAATAATATAGCCTGTAATATCTATGGCAAAAGACGTTTTACGTTATTCCCACCAGAACAAATTGAAAACCTTTATATTGGCCCACTTGATTTCACCCCTGCGGGACAATCAATAAGCCTAGTTGACTTTAAAAAATCCGATTTTATTAAATACCCTAAGTTCAAACAAGCATTAGCACATGCCCAAGTTGGGGAATTAGAAGCGGGTGATGCACTATTTTTACCCAGTATGTGGTGGCACCATGTTGAAGGTTTAGCACATTTTAATTTGTTAACCACATTTTGGTGGTCATCCACCGACCATCTTACTGATGAGTCTGGTAACGCTTTGCTTTATGCCGTTATGGCGCTTAGGAACTTGCCAAAAGATAAAAAAGATATTTGGTTCAATTTATTCAAACATTATATTTTTGAAGCGACGCCATTAGATCACATTCCAGAACATGCAAAAGGGATGCTCAATCCTCAAAGTGAAAAAGCATTACGAAAGTTTAAAGATTACCTAATTAAACGTTTACGCTATTAG
- a CDS encoding TonB-dependent receptor gives MIQKTFTKTRIATSLSLILGATALPALSAEEVSLKDKENVEVIAVTGIRSSLVKAMDIKRSAQGVVDAISSEDMGKFPDSNLAESLQRISGVSIDRSNGEGSKVTVRGLGPDFNLVTLNGRQMPSSNLESTVISNSRSFDFANLASEAVSGVEVYKTAKAEVSSGGIGATINILTARPLNTPGQKASLGVKAVMDQSTDEGDSVTPEISGLYSNTFADDTIGFGISFSHQERNGATKEAVVPQWHTQAIAPVDGWNGGINNTDWEDGDTFNRPQQFRYNFTEFDRTRDNGQLVFQYAPSDRITITADYTFSEQTVESTSNGIGAWFWEGETIDGSLNEFTTGTNHSPVVWHSGAGPDLSFSTSSDASINKNESIGLNLEWQATDNLRFELDYHDSSAKSKADSPYGNSSTMEYAVNSRQSTTIDFRPDFPVMSISQLDGLTGSPAELITTGSSLRNSQFENDLSQIQLRGQYVFDEGVITSVDFGISKTENDIRASIMTAQRDTWGGEGSVDDVTDSLFTPGSSSSQLDNLPSTGTNAAGETIDLFDLFYNFSFVDASNEVASYAAPANSNNEVSPGIWPCADRFCVNDQWTTDELISEEYTAIYAQINMEFEIADMPLDISAGFRYEETDVKASAMVPAYTGVDWVSNNEFATVDTGESAFTNFDGDYNNFLPNLDISLEIDDDWVARASFGKTLSRPTYNNIRGGVGIGEIRQGFATASSGDPGLIPFESVNVDLSLEWYFDEGSYASVGYFRKDIENFIGTTKNKSELFGLRSPTSGPRFDEAMAAVGSSDNTAIRQYIFDNYPESSTITGVDASGTTTGQIHSVAEDELIQFDVTVPFNERDATIDGFEIAFQHALESGFGIQANLTFVDSDAEYDPTVFDSQFALPGLSDTANLVAFYDKNGIQVRIAYNWRDEFLVKTDNNLNNPRINESYSQIDINASYNINEDLVVFFEGINITDETQRMYSRSRNELLNAIQSGPRYNIGARYTF, from the coding sequence ATGATCCAGAAAACATTTACTAAAACAAGAATTGCAACGAGCTTGTCACTGATACTTGGAGCAACTGCTTTACCTGCACTATCAGCAGAAGAAGTAAGTTTAAAAGATAAAGAAAATGTTGAAGTAATAGCTGTCACAGGTATCCGCAGTAGCTTAGTCAAAGCGATGGATATCAAACGTAGCGCACAAGGTGTTGTTGATGCTATATCATCAGAGGATATGGGTAAATTTCCTGATTCTAACTTAGCTGAATCATTACAGCGCATCTCTGGTGTATCGATTGACAGATCTAACGGTGAAGGCTCTAAAGTTACTGTTCGTGGTTTAGGTCCAGACTTCAACTTAGTCACTTTAAATGGCCGTCAAATGCCTTCGTCTAACCTTGAATCTACCGTCATTAGTAACTCTCGTTCATTTGATTTTGCTAATCTTGCTTCTGAAGCTGTCAGCGGTGTAGAAGTTTATAAAACTGCTAAAGCAGAAGTGTCAAGTGGCGGTATCGGTGCAACTATCAACATTTTGACAGCAAGACCACTTAATACACCAGGACAAAAAGCGTCTCTTGGGGTCAAAGCTGTGATGGACCAGTCAACTGACGAAGGTGATAGCGTCACCCCTGAAATTTCAGGTCTTTATAGTAATACTTTTGCCGATGATACCATTGGTTTTGGTATTTCATTTAGTCACCAAGAAAGAAATGGTGCAACTAAAGAGGCTGTTGTTCCGCAATGGCATACTCAAGCCATTGCCCCCGTTGACGGCTGGAATGGCGGTATCAATAATACGGACTGGGAAGATGGTGATACATTCAACCGTCCACAACAATTTCGTTACAACTTTACCGAATTTGATCGCACCAGAGATAATGGACAACTTGTTTTTCAATATGCTCCAAGTGACCGCATCACTATTACTGCTGATTATACTTTTTCAGAACAAACGGTTGAGTCTACATCAAACGGCATTGGTGCTTGGTTTTGGGAAGGTGAAACTATTGATGGCAGCTTAAATGAATTTACAACAGGCACAAACCACTCTCCTGTTGTTTGGCATTCAGGCGCAGGTCCTGATTTATCATTCTCTACGTCATCAGATGCTTCAATAAATAAAAATGAATCAATTGGTTTAAATCTAGAATGGCAAGCTACTGATAACCTAAGATTTGAACTTGATTATCACGACTCTTCAGCAAAATCGAAAGCAGATAGCCCTTACGGTAATAGCTCAACTATGGAGTATGCCGTTAACTCTCGTCAGAGTACCACGATTGATTTTAGGCCTGACTTCCCTGTAATGTCTATTTCACAATTGGACGGTTTAACAGGCAGTCCCGCTGAATTAATTACAACAGGTAGTTCTTTAAGAAACAGCCAATTTGAAAATGATTTGTCTCAAATTCAGTTAAGAGGGCAATACGTTTTTGATGAGGGTGTTATCACGAGTGTAGATTTTGGTATCTCAAAAACTGAGAATGATATTAGAGCTTCGATTATGACTGCTCAGCGAGATACTTGGGGCGGTGAAGGCAGTGTAGATGATGTTACCGATAGTTTGTTTACGCCGGGTAGCAGCTCCTCTCAATTAGATAACTTACCAAGTACAGGGACTAACGCAGCAGGAGAAACAATTGACCTTTTTGACTTGTTTTACAATTTTAGTTTTGTCGATGCATCGAATGAAGTAGCTTCTTATGCTGCGCCAGCTAATAGTAATAACGAAGTTTCACCTGGTATTTGGCCATGCGCAGATCGTTTTTGTGTGAATGATCAATGGACAACTGATGAACTTATATCAGAAGAATATACTGCTATTTATGCTCAAATAAATATGGAATTTGAAATTGCAGATATGCCCTTAGATATATCTGCGGGTTTCCGTTATGAAGAAACTGATGTTAAAGCAAGCGCAATGGTACCTGCATACACAGGTGTGGATTGGGTTTCTAACAATGAATTTGCAACAGTTGATACTGGAGAAAGCGCCTTTACTAACTTTGATGGCGATTATAATAACTTTTTACCTAACCTTGATATCAGTTTAGAGATTGATGATGATTGGGTAGCAAGAGCCTCATTCGGTAAAACACTTTCAAGACCTACCTACAATAATATTCGAGGTGGTGTTGGTATTGGTGAAATCAGACAAGGTTTTGCGACAGCTAGCAGTGGTGATCCGGGCTTAATTCCTTTTGAGTCTGTCAATGTTGATTTATCATTAGAATGGTACTTTGACGAAGGAAGTTATGCGTCTGTAGGTTATTTTAGAAAAGATATAGAAAACTTCATTGGCACAACGAAAAATAAAAGTGAATTATTCGGCCTTAGAAGTCCTACAAGTGGACCTCGCTTTGATGAAGCTATGGCTGCCGTAGGTAGTAGTGACAATACTGCCATTAGACAATATATTTTTGATAACTATCCAGAGTCAAGCACCATAACCGGCGTAGACGCAAGCGGAACCACAACAGGGCAAATACACTCTGTTGCCGAAGATGAACTAATTCAGTTTGATGTCACGGTGCCATTTAATGAGCGTGATGCTACTATCGACGGTTTTGAAATAGCTTTCCAACATGCACTTGAAAGTGGCTTTGGTATACAAGCCAACTTAACTTTCGTAGATAGTGATGCTGAATATGACCCAACCGTTTTTGACAGTCAATTTGCCCTTCCTGGCTTAAGTGATACTGCCAACTTAGTCGCATTTTACGATAAAAATGGCATACAAGTTCGTATCGCTTATAACTGGCGTGATGAATTCTTAGTGAAAACAGACAACAACCTTAATAACCCGCGCATCAATGAGTCATACTCACAAATTGATATCAATGCGAGTTATAACATCAATGAAGACTTAGTTGTGTTTTTTGAAGGAATTAACATAACGGATGAAACTCAACGTATGTATAGCCGTAGCAGAAACGAACTGTTAAATGCTATTCAATCAGGTCCTCGTTACAATATCGGCGCTCGCTATACTTTCTAA
- a CDS encoding SapC family protein translates to MSNHQMLNNEQHRNLKVDTQRSSELGDNIMLTLTFPNEFYDIQAYYPIVFHKDEATEKFQSYALLGLEKKENLFLTNGDWDCGYLPHTIKAQPFLIGFQNQEINGNVQKQRVIHLDVDSPRINKERGESIFTEFGQNTPFIEHIGDVLGEIDKGFAESQDFLNFLNEYNLLEKFVFDIELNDKSHNRLSGFYTINEESLNNLTSQQLAELSQKGFLKPLYMAIASLLNMGDLIKRKNKLLQTT, encoded by the coding sequence ATGTCAAATCATCAAATGTTGAATAATGAACAACATAGAAACTTAAAGGTTGATACACAAAGAAGCTCTGAGTTAGGCGATAATATAATGCTTACACTTACCTTTCCTAATGAGTTTTATGATATTCAAGCTTATTATCCTATTGTTTTTCATAAAGATGAAGCAACAGAAAAATTTCAATCATACGCACTACTTGGCTTGGAAAAGAAAGAAAATTTATTTTTAACTAATGGCGATTGGGATTGTGGTTACCTTCCTCATACAATTAAGGCACAACCTTTCTTAATTGGTTTTCAGAACCAAGAAATAAATGGCAATGTACAAAAACAAAGAGTTATCCACCTTGATGTCGATAGTCCTAGAATTAATAAAGAACGAGGTGAGAGCATATTCACAGAGTTTGGTCAAAACACTCCTTTTATAGAGCATATAGGCGACGTTTTGGGAGAGATAGATAAAGGTTTTGCAGAGAGTCAAGATTTTCTAAACTTCTTAAATGAGTATAACTTACTAGAAAAATTTGTTTTTGATATAGAACTTAACGATAAAAGTCATAATAGATTATCTGGATTCTATACTATCAATGAAGAATCATTAAATAACTTAACATCTCAACAGCTGGCTGAATTAAGTCAGAAAGGCTTTTTAAAACCACTCTATATGGCAATAGCATCACTTCTAAATATGGGTGATTTAATCAAAAGAAAAAACAAGTTATTACAAACAACGTAG
- a CDS encoding MFS transporter produces the protein MAHTVETSDRDKIPFVQKFIYGLGAFVNNLLGAAIGGMLIVLNLGLGMNPVLVGLIGALPRLTDAITDPLMGYISDHTKSKWGRRRPYIFFGAIAAAVIFALLWQLPRDQSENFYFWFFLIGSIIFYLAYTVFATPWVALGYELTPDYHERTRLMAVQNFMGQMAWLVAPWFLWFMQNDMLFEDMIEGAGWLAIIIGVFTVCVGILPAIFLKERSKHQEEKTNKESLNVSSSDKNEANEEFPAGFKDFIKGFLTTIKFKPFLYLCAATFLVFNGFMLVSSFQTYVIIYYVFGGDQSLGAEFAGWAGTVSAISTFCVIFLVTKLSTIMGKRNAFFFSTGVSIIGYALKWVCYTPESPMLLLIPSIFIAFGLGGLFTLMGSMVADVCDLDELNTKQRREGMFGSIYWWVVKLGMAVALAAGGFLLNATGFDVALAGQQSADTIFFMRLCDVIIPIITSLIAIWMIMAYPLTEDKAREVREALEARRGKMTVDDDEPIQNVELNPSS, from the coding sequence ATGGCCCATACTGTAGAAACAAGTGATAGAGATAAGATTCCGTTTGTTCAAAAATTCATATATGGCTTAGGGGCATTTGTTAATAATTTATTGGGTGCTGCGATTGGCGGTATGCTTATTGTCTTGAATCTTGGTTTAGGGATGAACCCTGTTTTGGTAGGTCTTATTGGTGCCTTGCCTAGATTAACTGATGCTATAACAGATCCTTTAATGGGCTATATTTCTGACCACACTAAATCAAAATGGGGTCGTCGCAGGCCTTATATTTTCTTTGGCGCTATAGCAGCTGCAGTCATTTTTGCTTTACTGTGGCAACTTCCCCGAGATCAAAGTGAAAATTTTTATTTTTGGTTCTTTTTGATTGGTTCAATCATTTTTTATTTAGCTTATACCGTATTTGCAACACCTTGGGTAGCTTTGGGATATGAGTTAACGCCTGATTATCATGAACGAACTAGGCTCATGGCGGTACAAAATTTCATGGGACAAATGGCTTGGTTAGTGGCTCCTTGGTTCCTATGGTTTATGCAAAATGATATGTTATTTGAAGATATGATTGAAGGAGCAGGGTGGTTAGCTATTATTATTGGCGTTTTTACTGTCTGTGTTGGGATTTTACCCGCTATATTTTTGAAAGAACGTTCAAAACATCAAGAAGAAAAAACAAACAAAGAAAGTTTGAATGTCAGCTCAAGTGATAAAAATGAAGCTAACGAAGAATTCCCAGCTGGCTTCAAGGACTTTATCAAGGGCTTTTTAACAACCATTAAATTTAAGCCATTTCTTTATTTATGCGCTGCAACCTTTCTAGTATTTAACGGTTTTATGTTGGTCTCTTCGTTTCAAACTTACGTCATTATTTATTATGTTTTTGGTGGTGATCAATCATTAGGTGCTGAATTTGCTGGCTGGGCTGGAACGGTGTCAGCAATATCAACATTTTGTGTTATTTTTCTTGTCACTAAACTATCTACCATAATGGGAAAACGTAATGCCTTCTTTTTCTCGACAGGTGTTTCTATTATTGGTTATGCACTTAAATGGGTTTGCTATACACCAGAAAGTCCGATGTTGTTGTTAATCCCTTCAATTTTTATTGCTTTTGGTCTAGGTGGATTGTTCACCTTAATGGGATCTATGGTTGCAGATGTATGTGATCTTGATGAATTGAATACTAAACAAAGACGAGAGGGAATGTTTGGCTCAATTTATTGGTGGGTTGTAAAACTCGGAATGGCTGTAGCACTCGCTGCAGGTGGTTTTCTACTCAATGCGACAGGATTTGATGTTGCATTAGCAGGCCAACAGTCAGCAGACACTATTTTCTTCATGCGTTTATGCGACGTGATTATCCCGATAATAACCTCGTTAATCGCTATTTGGATGATAATGGCTTATCCATTAACTGAAGATAAAGCGCGTGAAGTGCGAGAAGCTCTAGAAGCTCGACGTGGAAAAATGACCGTCGATGATGACGAACCTATACAGAACGTTGAATTAAATCCTTCATCGTAA
- the bglX gene encoding beta-glucosidase BglX: MLSKSCQQVHELNFSDVESEVVTLLSRMTIEEKIGQMSQLSGDGCIVSKNLRKAVIAGHVGSILNEVDLDTINELQRIAIQESRLGIPLLIGRDVIHGFNTIFPIPLAQAATWSPKIVERCAKIAAIESSNSGINWTFAPMIDIARDPRWGRIAESLGEDPYLCKTLANSMVKGFQGDSLSDTNSIAACAKHFAGYGASEGGKDYNTTNIPENELRNVYLPPFKAIAESGVATFMASFSDLNGVPVTGNSWLLTTVLRDEWNYSGPVVSDWEAVPQLVIHGFAFDDYDAAGKACTAGIDMEMASDCYLKHMKHLMNNNVISLDKIDSVVKRILTLKFNLGLFESAITSPNQPSNSLNTDHLSIAKEAVIKSCVLLKNDNQILPIAKSTINTLAVIGPLADDGYEQMGTWAFDGKENQSHTCLNALKEVARNAFNINYAVGMETTRCNHHDGFAEAIDTAINADIALMFLGEEAILSGEAHCRSSIDLPGAQEQLINVIHATGTPIILVIMAGRPITLEKIISKVDAILFAWHPGTMAGPAITDLLFGVESPSGKLPVTFPRTVGQIPLYYAQKNSGRPPIDEKFINIDNIKMRAPQTSFGMTATYLDTHFSPLFPFGFGLSYSQFCYTKIKLNNKVIPMGGAVEVSATINNVGNYNAEEVVQLYIRDIVGNVTRPIKELKGFQRITLGKGESMVVTFKLHTDELAFYNQQMEYKPEAGLFHVWIGGDSSTTLKTEFEVTD, from the coding sequence ATGCTATCAAAATCGTGTCAACAAGTTCATGAGTTAAATTTTTCGGATGTAGAATCTGAAGTAGTTACACTGCTATCGAGAATGACTATCGAAGAGAAAATTGGCCAAATGAGTCAACTTTCTGGAGATGGATGTATTGTGTCAAAAAACTTGCGCAAGGCGGTCATAGCTGGACATGTAGGTTCTATTCTTAATGAAGTGGACCTTGACACAATTAACGAGTTACAACGGATTGCTATACAAGAATCACGACTAGGCATACCATTATTAATTGGTCGAGATGTGATTCATGGCTTTAACACCATTTTTCCCATACCACTTGCTCAAGCCGCAACATGGTCGCCAAAAATTGTTGAACGGTGCGCTAAGATTGCTGCAATAGAGTCTTCAAATAGTGGTATAAACTGGACCTTTGCACCCATGATCGATATTGCTCGAGATCCTCGTTGGGGGAGAATTGCTGAAAGTCTAGGAGAAGACCCATATTTATGTAAGACCCTTGCAAACTCAATGGTAAAAGGGTTTCAGGGTGACAGTTTATCAGACACAAATTCAATTGCTGCTTGTGCTAAACATTTTGCAGGCTACGGAGCAAGTGAAGGTGGAAAAGATTACAACACAACTAATATTCCAGAAAACGAGCTACGCAACGTTTATCTCCCCCCATTTAAAGCGATAGCCGAATCCGGAGTTGCCACATTTATGGCATCTTTCAGCGATTTAAATGGTGTACCAGTCACAGGAAATAGCTGGCTTTTAACGACTGTACTCCGCGACGAATGGAACTATTCTGGCCCTGTAGTCAGTGATTGGGAAGCCGTTCCACAGTTAGTCATACATGGATTTGCCTTCGATGATTATGACGCTGCAGGTAAAGCATGTACTGCGGGGATCGACATGGAAATGGCCAGTGATTGTTACTTGAAACACATGAAGCATTTAATGAATAATAACGTTATCTCCCTAGATAAAATTGACAGTGTTGTAAAACGAATACTCACACTGAAATTTAACTTAGGGCTTTTTGAATCTGCCATTACATCCCCAAATCAACCATCAAATAGTTTAAATACAGACCATCTAAGCATTGCTAAAGAAGCAGTAATAAAAAGTTGTGTCTTGTTAAAAAATGATAATCAAATATTACCCATAGCTAAATCGACAATTAATACCCTTGCGGTAATAGGGCCTCTTGCAGATGATGGTTATGAACAAATGGGCACGTGGGCTTTTGATGGTAAAGAAAACCAAAGCCATACGTGTTTGAATGCATTAAAAGAAGTAGCCAGAAACGCATTTAATATAAACTATGCTGTAGGGATGGAAACCACGCGTTGCAACCATCACGACGGTTTCGCTGAAGCGATTGATACAGCAATAAATGCAGATATAGCGTTGATGTTTTTAGGTGAAGAAGCTATTTTATCGGGAGAAGCTCATTGTCGGTCGAGCATCGATTTACCCGGTGCTCAGGAACAACTGATTAATGTAATCCACGCAACGGGGACACCTATTATTTTGGTGATAATGGCTGGAAGGCCCATTACTTTGGAAAAAATCATTTCAAAAGTAGATGCCATTTTGTTTGCATGGCACCCAGGAACAATGGCAGGTCCTGCTATCACTGATTTATTGTTTGGGGTAGAAAGTCCGTCAGGAAAATTACCGGTTACCTTTCCTCGAACGGTTGGTCAAATTCCACTTTATTATGCACAAAAAAATTCTGGCAGACCCCCCATTGATGAAAAATTTATTAATATAGATAATATTAAAATGAGAGCGCCACAAACTTCCTTTGGTATGACTGCAACCTATTTAGATACTCATTTCTCTCCATTATTTCCTTTTGGCTTTGGCCTATCCTATAGTCAATTTTGTTATACAAAGATCAAATTAAATAATAAAGTGATTCCTATGGGGGGCGCTGTTGAAGTAAGTGCAACGATTAACAATGTTGGTAATTATAATGCAGAAGAGGTAGTTCAACTCTATATTAGAGATATTGTTGGTAATGTAACTCGCCCTATAAAAGAGCTTAAGGGTTTTCAACGAATCACTTTAGGAAAAGGTGAAAGCATGGTAGTCACATTTAAACTACACACTGATGAACTTGCGTTTTATAACCAACAAATGGAATATAAACCCGAAGCCGGACTATTCCATGTTTGGATCGGCGGGGATTCAAGCACGACGCTAAAAACAGAATTTGAAGTGACAGATTGA